In the Helianthus annuus cultivar XRQ/B chromosome 11, HanXRQr2.0-SUNRISE, whole genome shotgun sequence genome, one interval contains:
- the LOC118483807 gene encoding uncharacterized protein LOC118483807, whose product MAVVMACPVVEVFVGGGGFRCWWVFWYSGVEVRRGGCEMVVVGSSVCVVVVGVVLAVEVGVMSCCGGVRPRSHQPNHRHSHPPVRPGSRRPPPSPLSSSPATTTISPNTPSSSIFLIRKESHEGICLR is encoded by the exons ATGGCGGTGGTGATGGCCTGCCCGGTGGTGGAGGTGtttgttggtggtggtgggtttcgGTGTTGGTGGGTGTTTTGGTACTCGGGGGTGGAGGTGAGACGTGGCGGAtgtgagatggtggtggtgggttcgAGTGTTTGTGTGGTGGTGGTTGGGGTGGTGTTGGCGGTGGAGGTTGGGGTGATGTCGTGTTGTGGTGGAGTGAGACCCAGAAGCCACCAACCCAATCACCGACACTCACACCCGCCGGTGAGACCCGGAAGCCGCCGACCACCTCCTTCACCATTGTCATCATCTCCGGCAACCACCACCATCTCACCCAACACCCCgtcttcttcaatctttcttaTCAGAAAAG AATCACACGAGGGTATATGCCTAAGATAA